TGACCGGGTCGGTGAACGTGATCGAGATCGGCAGGGTGACCGGGATCCCGTCCGGCAACGGCAGGTCCGGCGTCAGGGTGAGCTTGATGCCGAGCAGCTTGCCGACGAACCGGGTGGAGTAGAAGGCCACGTTACCGCGGACGGTCAGCCGGTCGGTCTTGTACCGCTGGGTGCGCCCGTCGGGGCCGTCGGCGACCAGCAGGAAGTCGTCGGTCACCGCCTCCCGCATGCTGAACTTCAGCACCTTGAGGCTGCCCTTCTCGGTCTGCAGCTCGGTGGTCCCGTCGAACCGCAGCCCCGTCATGGTGACCTTGGAGCCGGTGAGCTTGGACGGCGTCTGGCCCACCATTGGCAGATTGGGGTCGGCGGCGATGCGGGGCAGCGGTTTACCCGGCTCCGCTTTCTCTGGCTTGTCTGGTGTCGTGGCCCCGGGCTTGCCCGACCCGCCCGGTTTCGGTGACGGGCAGGCCGTGGAGCCGGGACGGGCCGTCGGCGTGGCTGTCGGCTTCGCCGACGCGCTGGCGGTCGGGGTAGCCGACGGCGTCGCGGCCTTCTCGCCGCGGCCACCGGTGAACAGGTCCCCGATGCCGTCCAGGATGTCGGTGATGATGTTGCCGTCCCGCTCCGGGCTGGCGCTCGGTGTCGGGGTCGGCGTCCCGGTGGGAGTGGTGGGGCTGGGCGACGGCGTGACAGAGCCGGACGGGCTCGGGCAGGCGGTCGCGGCGGGTCGGGTCGGTGCGGCCTGCACCGCTCTGGGCTGGGTGGCCAGGCCGGCCGCAGCGAGGCCCAGCACCAGCAGCGCAACTCCGAACACCCGCGGATCAGCGGAACGTCCCGGCCACTCGGGGGGTGCGCCCACGTCGGTCGCGCCGCCCGCCGGGCGATCCACCGGCTCGTCGGCCGCGTCGACCTGCTCGACTCCGATCCGCTCCGTGTCGAGCCGCTCGACTCCGCTCTGCTCGGCGTGGCCCTGACCCGCGTCCGCCTGATCCGCGCCAGGCTGATCCGCCACCGCCTGGCCCGCATCGACCTGGTCGGCGAGGGGCAGGTCCGTGTCGGACAGGTCGGTGTCGGACAGTTCGGCGGCGGCTGGCGCGGGTCGGGTCGGGGTCCAGGCGAACGCGAGCGCGCTGCCGACGATGCCGAGCAGCAGACCGACGAAGAAGCCGCCGAGGTTGAGCCCGATCAGCGAGTAGACCGTTGTGACCGCCGCGACGACCGAGTAGAACAGCCGCTGCGCCGGGCTCAACCAGAGCAGCAGGGCGCAGGTCACCAGGATGACCGGGATCAGGAGCGAGAGCAGACCGGTGGCTCCGCTGTGGAAGCTCAGGCCGTTGATCGTCATCCGGGTGGAGGCGAACATCGCCACCCCGGCCAGGGCGATGAAGAGGCCACCCCAGAACGGTCGGCTCCGCTGCCAGCGGCGGAAGGTCTGCCACGCCTGGGCCGTGCCGCCGGGCCGGGTGTGGGACGCGTTGGCGGTTGTCACGTACTCCTCCTGGCGGAGCGGGGACGGGGACGTGGACGTGGCCTGCGGTGGTCGGCCACCGCGGGCCCCGGCTCACCTCAGAAGCACTCCTTGCCCTTGGCCTTGTCGCCCACGTTGACCTTCAACCGGAGTCCGACCAGGTTGAAGGTGGCCGCCGTGGTGTACCGGGACACCTGCTGCAGGTTCGTGATGGTGACGTGGTCGGAGTTCTGGCCGAACGAACCCTTCTGCGCCGTCGCGTTCAGGTCGGTCGCGTCCCGGCCAATCTTGATGTTGGTGAACGTCGCGTTGCCGTCGAGCGAGTCCATGGCGATCAGCAGGTCCTTGGCCCGGGCAGGCTCCTTGCCCTCACCGGCGTTGATGGTGAGAACCACAGGCAGGCCAGGCAGGTCAGAGCGGATGGACTGGCAGAGGTTGTAGAGCTCTGCGCTGCTGATCTCGGCGACGGCGATCGGGTGGGTCCTGCCGTCCTCACCCTTCTCGCGCACGATGCCGCCGTACTGCTTGAAGCCGTCGCCCTCAAGGCGGGCCGCGCCGATCTTGAACGTCTGCCCGGACACGGTGACGTCGGACGCGATGGCGCCGGTCGACATGCCGAACAGGATGGCGCCGACGGCGGCGGTGGCGGGGACCGCCATGGCGACGAACCGCCGCCACCGGGTACGACCCTGATCCTCAAACCGAGCCTGCACGGGTTCCTCCTCAGGTGGCCGGTCCCGCACTGGCGGCCCGCACCGGGCCCGTCATGTGTTACCGGCGGGTAACGATCGAGCCTGATCGTGCACCCGTTGCGGCGCGGCTCACAACCCCCTGGCCATCCGGCGGCAACACGAGGGCGACTCAACAGCAGGCCGCCGTCACGAATCGTGGAATTTTCGGTGTGGACAGAAACCTCGGCAGGTGACAAAGACGGCATAGCCATGCCCTCCAACAACGGAGAGTGGCAGAGCATCGATGGATTACAATTAGGTAACGGATGTAAAGCACGCAATCGTGGAGAGCCGTTCGGCTCATCCCTCTCGTCCGAACATCCAGGCGATCCCGGAAACAGCGGGACCCCACCGAACGGCCGGAGGTCCTAGGGTTTCGACGTGCAACTGAACGACGTGCGACGCGACTGGACCAAGCTCGGAGCTGAAGATCCGCTCTGGGCCGTACTCGTTGAGCCCGGCAAACGCGGCGGACGGTGGGACGTGGAGGAGTTCCTGGCCACGGGCCGCACCGACGTCGAGGAGACGTCCGGCCAACTTCGCCAACTCGGCCTGCCCACCCGCTGGGAGCGGGTGCTCGACTTCGGCTGCGGCGTCGGGCGACTGTCTCAGGCCCTCGCCCCACACGCGGACGAGGTCGTCGGTGTGGACATCGCTCCGACCATGCTGGAGGCCGCCCGGCGACTCAACCGGAGCGCCGAGAACATCCGGTTCGTCCTCAACGACGCACCGGACCTGAGCCAGTTTCCCGACGGCCACTTCGACCTGGTCTACAGCGCCCTGGTGTTGCAACACCTGCCGCGCCCCGCCATCGATCACTATCTGGCCGAGTTCCTGCGCGTGTTGCGGCCGGGCGGCATCGCCGTCCTGGGGCTGCCAACCGAGCCGGGGCGTACGGCCAGGGGCATCGTCTGGCATCTGGCGCCGTCCCGCCTGATCAGCTGGGCACAGTGCCACCTGCTCAATTATCCGGCGCCGATGAAAATGACTGTCGTACCACACGCCGACATGGTGCGGCTCATGGCCGCACATGGCGGGGAGATCGTCGGGCAGTGGCGCGATCTGCTGTACAGCGAAGACTGGGTCTGCATGCGGTACGCGGTACGCCGCGCAGGGCATCCGAGGCAGGAGCCGCTCCACGACTGAGGGGTGGTCCGCATTGCGGCCCACCCCTCGGTCGTGCTTCCTGTCGTACCCCTTAGCGCTGCTCCACCTCGCCGTGCGCCGGGCGCTGGGCCGGCACCGTCGGGTCCTCGGACTTCCAGTTCGTCGACGCCGGCGGGATCTCGTCGGTCAGTGGACCGCCTGCGGGCTCGGTCCTGGGCTGCTCGGCGGTCTCCGCGTCGCGCACCGGTTCCTGGTCCACCCGGGTCTGAGTCGGGTCGGCACCGGGTGCCACAGCCGGGTCGGCGCGGTGCCGGGCGGCACCGTCGTTGGTCCGCGTCACCAGCCATACGCCGACGACCAGGGCGATCAGACCAAGGACACCGGCGGCGATCGGGCCCCAGAAACTGATCAGGCCGATCTTGAAGCGGTTGTCCTTGACCGTCTCGACACTGCGGCTGACCGTGTCGTCGTTGTAGTTGAAGTCCGCGTCGAGCAGCACCGTGGCGGTGCCGGTGTCTGGGCGCAGCTCCTTGTTCTGCTGTTCCCGGACGTTCACGTAGGAACCCGTCACCGGGTCGATCCAGAGCGTACGGGTGTTGCTGTAGACGATCTGGCCGCTGGTGGCGCCGGGGGCAAACCGGCCCAGAAGCGGCTTGAGGCTCGCCTCCGGGGTGTTCAGCACCTCGTTCTCGATCCGCTGCTCGAAGCGGTATGCCTCGATGCCCTTGATCTTTTCCGTGCCGATGAACTTCGCCGGGACGGCCCGCTTCAGGTCACGGTCGAAAACCTGGTAGTCCCGCTTGCCGGCGCCGAACGGGAACTTGTAGATCTGGCCGGAGTAATTCACGTTCCCGACCGGAGTCTGCTCCGCGCCGCTCTCGTTGAGCCACTGCTCCTTCCACGGGGCGGCCGCACCGGAGATCCGGTAGAGGGCCAACTCGGTGCTGTACTGGCTGACCACGTCCGGGGTGTCGGCACGCCTGACCGTCTGGTAGACGTCCCAGATCACCGCGTCACCCTTGAGTTCCTTGGGTAGCCGGTCCCTCGTGTCGTCCGGCTGAGGAATGACCTCGACGCTGGAGACGAGGTCACCTTGCAGGACCTCGATGCTCACCGACTCGCCGACGCGAGTGAGCTTCAGGAACTTGGCGTTCTTTGCCTCCGCGACGGACGTCGTTGGTTCAAGATCATAAGGGAGCTTGGTCACGGAGGGGGCCACATAGAACGGCAGCCCAGCCGCGAAGACCAGCAACAAAACACCGAGCCCGAATAGCGCGGCGCCCACGCGAAGCTTCACTCATCCTCCTGTAACCTGCCGCCCTACGACCTGTTGTCCGGGGCACCCGATCCTTAACATGGCGGGAGGTTACTCCCCGGTCACCTTCGAAAGCGACCCCCTGGATGTCCAGATGTCCACAGCCGCCGCGCCAATAGTTCCGCAGACTTCGGCAACCGATCGACTCCCCGCCCTCGATGCGCTGCGAGCAATTGGCGCCGTGGCGGTCGTCGGTCACCACGTCGGGTTCCAGACCGCCGCCACCATGAACACCACGTGGGGCGGCTGGCTGGCCCGGCTCGACGTCGGCGTTGCCATCTTCTTCGTGCTCTCCGGATTCCTGCTGTTCCGACCGTGGGCCCTGAACGCCGCGACGGGACAGGCCCGACCGCGCGCCGGACGGTACCTCTGGCGGCGGGCCCTACGAATCCTGCCGGCCTACTGGCTGGCCGTGCTGGTCTGCCTGTTCGTCCTGCCGCAGAATCGGCCGGCGTCCGCCGGCGACTGGATTCGCCACCTCACCTTCACCCAGATCTACGGGCCTGGCCAGTTGCGCTCCGGGCTCACCCAGACCTGGAGTCTCGCCACCGAAGTCGCGTTCTACCTGATCCTGCCGCTGGTCGCCGTGCTCGCTGTTGGTCGGTCATGGCGTCCCGTCCGAACCGTCGTGATCGTCTGCGGGGGTTTGTTGGTGACCGCGGGATGGCTCGCCCTGATGGGGATCGGCTGGCTCGACAACGGCCTGCACACCACGTGGCTCCCCTCGTACGCGGCCTGGTTCGGCGCAGGGATGGCCATGGCCGCGGCGCACGTCGCCCTGCGCACCGGGACCGCGCCCGCCGCATTCCGCGTACTGGACGACCTCGCCTCCGCACCGATTGCCTGCTGGGCAGCGGCGGTCGGGCTGATGGCGATCGCGACGACGCCCATCGCCGGACCCCGCGACCTCGCCGGTCCGACAGCCGCCGAGTTCGCGGTCAAGCTGGCCCTGTACCTCGCGATCGCGTCGCTGATCCTGATCCCGGTGGCCTTCGGCGGGCCAACGCGGGTGAAGGAGGCCTTCGGTGCCCAGTCCGCCCGGTGGCTCGGCACCGTCTCGTACGGACTGTTCCTGTGGCACCCGCTGGTCATCGAACTCATCTACCTGATCGACGACCGACCGCTCTTCACTGGCGGGCTGTTCAACATCTTCGTACTCACCATGGTCTTCGGCCTGGTGTACGCCGCCGTCAGCTACTACGGCGTCGAGCGGCCCCTGCAGGTCCTCGGATCACAGCGTCGGAACCGACTGGCCGGGCGCGGGCAGGCATCCGATACGCCCGCCGTCGATGTGGCCGCACCGGCCCGCACGGCACCGACAGTCCCGGCGAGTACGCCGACGCCCACGGTCGGCGCGTAGCGCAGCCGATCAGCGCTGCCCCACCTGGGCATTGCCGGGCCGGCACCCCAGCCCCTAGTGTGACGCGCGTCCCTAAATTACTTGAGAGTAGGGTTCGCGTGGAGCGTCGCTTCGGCATGCCCGGACACGTGCTGTTCCTCAACTGGCGAGACACCCGTAACCCCGAGGGCGGCGGTTCCGAGGTGTACGTGGAACGGATCGCCGCCGAGTTGGTGGCGCGCGGTTTCCGCGCCACCCTCTTCTGCGCCGCCCACAGCGAGGCACCCGGCGACGAGATCAACGAGGCGGGCGTCCGGCTGGTGCGGCGCGGCGGCAGACACACCGTCTACCTCTGGGCGGCGCTCAGCTACCTGGTCGGCGCGCTGGGCGTGGGCCCGCTGTCAAGCCGTCGGGGCGGCCGGCCCGACATCCTGGTCGACGTCTGCAACGGATTGCCGTTCCTCTCCCCGCTGTGGGCACGGCGACCGGTGGTCAAGCTGATCCACCACGTGCATCGCGAGCAGTGGCCGGTGGTCCTTCCGCAGTGGGCCGCCCGGTTCGGCTGGTGGGTCGAGTCGTCGCTCGCCGTACGCGTCTACCGGCGGTGCCGGTACGTCACCGTCTCCGAGGCCACCCGCCGAGAGTTGGCGGTGCTTGGCGTACCGCCGGAGCAGGTCGCCGTGGTGCACAACGGCACGCCGGCGCTGCCCCGCACCGACGCCGAGCGGGCGCCGTTCCCGCTTCTGGTGACGCTGAATCGGCTGGTGCCACACAAGCGGGTCGAGGTGGCGTTGCGGGCGGTCGCGGCCCTCGCCGACGAGCTGCCCCAGCTGCGGCTGGTCGTCGCCGGCCAGGGCTGGTGGGAGTCGCACCTGCGTGAGCTTGCCGCGGAGCTGGACATCACCGAGCGGGTGGATTTCCGGGGCTTCGTGACGGAGGAGGAGAAAGCGGCTCTGCTCGCCTCCGCCTGGGTTGCCCTGACCCCGTCACTGAAGGAGGGCTGGGGTCTGACGATTGTCGAGGCGGGTTCCGCGGGCACGCCAACGGTCGCGTTCCGGGAAGCGGGTGGAGTCGCCGAAGCTATCGTCGACGGGCGCACCGGCCTGCTGGCCGACGACATCGACGATTACCTGGCGAAGGTGCGCACGCTTCTGCACGAGGACGAAATGCGGCGTGAGATGGGGGCGCAGGCCCGGAAGCACGCGGCGAGCTTCACCTGGCAGGCCGCGGGTGGGCACTTCGCGGACCTGCTCAACGGTGTGGAGTCGCCCCGCCCAGTGCAGCAGCGGGGCGAGCCGTCCTACCTGTCGCCGTAGACCTCGGGGGCGTACGGGTCCTTCTTTCCGGCACGCTTGGCCGCTTCCGAAACACTCTTGGCCTCGTTGGCCGCCTCTTTGTCGGTGGCGGTCGCGGCGGCCGAGAGCCCGCCGAGGGCCAGGATCCCCAGCAACGCCGCCACCATGCCGGAGACGACCAGGGTCAGAGCTCTACGCATGCCAATCCTCCAATGGCGAGACGTGCGAGCGGACGTTACCACGCGGTAGGGCGCCGGTGTAGTGCCGAAATGGCAGCAGCCATAACCACCAGAAGGGCAGCGACGAGCGCCATCACGACTGCCCACGCGCCATGTCCAGGGGGGTCCGATTCGGGATGAACAGCGGGATTTCGGTAGAGAGTGAGAAACGGTCCCTCGTGGACGGTTTCGAGATCACGAAGGGTCGCCGGGTCGACCTCGCTGGGCCCTTGGTGCTGCACCACCACCCAGCGCACGCCGGTGGCCGAGACGGGCCGCCCCTCGGCCAACACCCGGCGCACCTCGCGGATCCGTGGATTCTCCCCGGCCACCGCGACATCGCCGACCCGGAGTGTGTCGTCGGTCAGCACCGTCCCCGGCAGATAGCGCGGCAACGGATCCAGGACGACACGTCCCGGGTTCCACGGGAAGGCCCGGTAGGCGGACAGCGGCAGCGCGAGGATCTCCCCCGGCTCGCCGGCCACCCGCTCGGCGACCGCCTGCCAGTCCGCCGGATAGCTCACTGGACGAAGCCGGCCGGCACCGCCGTAGGCGAGGTCCGGCATGACGGCCACCGGCAGGAGCAGCAGGCCGACCAGAACCACCCCCGCCACCTCCCGGTCGATCCTGGCCACCAGCCGCTCGGCGCCCAACGCGGCACACACCACCAGCAGCAGGGCGTACGGGGCCAGGAACTTCTGGCCGTCTCGAAGCAGCCCCGCGCCCGGCAGGTGCACCACCGCCCAACGCAGCGCGGCGGCTCCGCCGGGGAGCACCCCGAGGGCAGCGAGGAGGAAGGCGATCCCGGCGAGCACCGCCAGCCGCACCGCCGTACCCGGGGACAGCCGGCGCCGCAGCAGGCCGGCACCGACACCGGCCAGGATCAGCAGGATCAGCGTCGCCAGCGGCACCAGCGGTGCCGCGCGACTGGAGGGAGTCGCCTGTGCGCTCCAGACGCCACCCGTACCCGCGAGCGCCACCAGCGGACCGGCCCAGTTCTCCGAACGGGCCGCGAACGCCGCCACCCCCGCCGGATCGGATGACCCGCCAGCGCCGGTGACCAGGGCCGCGGTCACCCAGGGGGCGTTGAGTAACGCGACGCCGCCCACCACGAACGCCGACCGGCGAAGGCGCGTCCGGTCCGACACCAGCAGGATCACCGTGCCCAACGCGATCAACCCGCCGGTCGGGGTGATCGCGGCGGGAGCGGCGGCGAGAACCACCCGAGCGAGCGCGCCATCACGACCCGCCCGCAGGTCCAGCGCCGCCCGGACCAACCAGGGCAGCGCGGCGTACGCGAGCAGCAGCCCCCACTGTCCGACCAGCAGCCGCTCGGCAAGGTAGGGCGTCCACGCGTACGCCACCGCGGCGAGCAAGCGGACCGCGAGCCGTTCGGTCGGCACCAGACGGCCGGCGCCGACCGCGGCCAGGAGAACCGCCCCACCGAGCGCCACCCGCTGCACCGCCCAGCCCGGCACGAGCTGGGTGACCAGGGACATCACTGCGTCCATCGGCACCGCCCGGGGCAGAGTCTGCGCCGGGGCGACGAGATCCCAACTCAGCGGCTGCCGGGGTACGAACACCATGTCGTACAGCAGCGCGTAGCCGGGTGCCGCAAGCGGGGCCAGCACCAGCACCGTGACGGCCGCCGCGACGGCGTACAGCGGCAGCGTGTCGCGCACCCACCGCACCGGCGGGGCGCCGACGCCGGTGGTCTGCTCAACCATTCACGGTGCCGGCACCGCGCGGCCGACGGTGATCAGTTGGGTGCACACCCTGACCTCCGAGGTGCTCACGGTGACCTCGACGGCGTCCCCAGCCCCCTCCAGCAGGAAGAACACGTCGTTCAGCCCGCGCTTCAGGGTGATTACCCGGACGGCGTCCCCGAGACGGAAGATTGCCGTCGAGT
This portion of the Micromonospora zamorensis genome encodes:
- a CDS encoding DUF6114 domain-containing protein: MTTANASHTRPGGTAQAWQTFRRWQRSRPFWGGLFIALAGVAMFASTRMTINGLSFHSGATGLLSLLIPVILVTCALLLWLSPAQRLFYSVVAAVTTVYSLIGLNLGGFFVGLLLGIVGSALAFAWTPTRPAPAAAELSDTDLSDTDLPLADQVDAGQAVADQPGADQADAGQGHAEQSGVERLDTERIGVEQVDAADEPVDRPAGGATDVGAPPEWPGRSADPRVFGVALLVLGLAAAGLATQPRAVQAAPTRPAATACPSPSGSVTPSPSPTTPTGTPTPTPSASPERDGNIITDILDGIGDLFTGGRGEKAATPSATPTASASAKPTATPTARPGSTACPSPKPGGSGKPGATTPDKPEKAEPGKPLPRIAADPNLPMVGQTPSKLTGSKVTMTGLRFDGTTELQTEKGSLKVLKFSMREAVTDDFLLVADGPDGRTQRYKTDRLTVRGNVAFYSTRFVGKLLGIKLTLTPDLPLPDGIPVTLPISITFTDPVMDLAYVTSDTLTARPSLALALG
- a CDS encoding DUF6230 family protein, translated to MQARFEDQGRTRWRRFVAMAVPATAAVGAILFGMSTGAIASDVTVSGQTFKIGAARLEGDGFKQYGGIVREKGEDGRTHPIAVAEISSAELYNLCQSIRSDLPGLPVVLTINAGEGKEPARAKDLLIAMDSLDGNATFTNIKIGRDATDLNATAQKGSFGQNSDHVTITNLQQVSRYTTAATFNLVGLRLKVNVGDKAKGKECF
- a CDS encoding class I SAM-dependent methyltransferase yields the protein MQLNDVRRDWTKLGAEDPLWAVLVEPGKRGGRWDVEEFLATGRTDVEETSGQLRQLGLPTRWERVLDFGCGVGRLSQALAPHADEVVGVDIAPTMLEAARRLNRSAENIRFVLNDAPDLSQFPDGHFDLVYSALVLQHLPRPAIDHYLAEFLRVLRPGGIAVLGLPTEPGRTARGIVWHLAPSRLISWAQCHLLNYPAPMKMTVVPHADMVRLMAAHGGEIVGQWRDLLYSEDWVCMRYAVRRAGHPRQEPLHD
- a CDS encoding DUF3068 domain-containing protein, with protein sequence MKLRVGAALFGLGVLLLVFAAGLPFYVAPSVTKLPYDLEPTTSVAEAKNAKFLKLTRVGESVSIEVLQGDLVSSVEVIPQPDDTRDRLPKELKGDAVIWDVYQTVRRADTPDVVSQYSTELALYRISGAAAPWKEQWLNESGAEQTPVGNVNYSGQIYKFPFGAGKRDYQVFDRDLKRAVPAKFIGTEKIKGIEAYRFEQRIENEVLNTPEASLKPLLGRFAPGATSGQIVYSNTRTLWIDPVTGSYVNVREQQNKELRPDTGTATVLLDADFNYNDDTVSRSVETVKDNRFKIGLISFWGPIAAGVLGLIALVVGVWLVTRTNDGAARHRADPAVAPGADPTQTRVDQEPVRDAETAEQPRTEPAGGPLTDEIPPASTNWKSEDPTVPAQRPAHGEVEQR
- a CDS encoding acyltransferase family protein, with the translated sequence MSTAAAPIVPQTSATDRLPALDALRAIGAVAVVGHHVGFQTAATMNTTWGGWLARLDVGVAIFFVLSGFLLFRPWALNAATGQARPRAGRYLWRRALRILPAYWLAVLVCLFVLPQNRPASAGDWIRHLTFTQIYGPGQLRSGLTQTWSLATEVAFYLILPLVAVLAVGRSWRPVRTVVIVCGGLLVTAGWLALMGIGWLDNGLHTTWLPSYAAWFGAGMAMAAAHVALRTGTAPAAFRVLDDLASAPIACWAAAVGLMAIATTPIAGPRDLAGPTAAEFAVKLALYLAIASLILIPVAFGGPTRVKEAFGAQSARWLGTVSYGLFLWHPLVIELIYLIDDRPLFTGGLFNIFVLTMVFGLVYAAVSYYGVERPLQVLGSQRRNRLAGRGQASDTPAVDVAAPARTAPTVPASTPTPTVGA
- a CDS encoding glycosyltransferase family 4 protein: MPGHVLFLNWRDTRNPEGGGSEVYVERIAAELVARGFRATLFCAAHSEAPGDEINEAGVRLVRRGGRHTVYLWAALSYLVGALGVGPLSSRRGGRPDILVDVCNGLPFLSPLWARRPVVKLIHHVHREQWPVVLPQWAARFGWWVESSLAVRVYRRCRYVTVSEATRRELAVLGVPPEQVAVVHNGTPALPRTDAERAPFPLLVTLNRLVPHKRVEVALRAVAALADELPQLRLVVAGQGWWESHLRELAAELDITERVDFRGFVTEEEKAALLASAWVALTPSLKEGWGLTIVEAGSAGTPTVAFREAGGVAEAIVDGRTGLLADDIDDYLAKVRTLLHEDEMRREMGAQARKHAASFTWQAAGGHFADLLNGVESPRPVQQRGEPSYLSP